Sequence from the Helianthus annuus cultivar XRQ/B chromosome 13, HanXRQr2.0-SUNRISE, whole genome shotgun sequence genome:
GTAGGAGGATCTTTCTGAAGATCCTTGAGCTCCTTCAAGATCCGCTTCGAAGCCATCGCTCAATGAAACCCTAAAATTTGAGCAAACAGAAACCCTAACGAAAGTTAGATGACGTAATGCGAAAAGAAGGAGAATCAAGAGAGAAAAGTGCGCAATGAATCACCTCAAAGATCCGGAACAAAATGATGGTGTTTGTAGAAATGGGTTATATATACTCGGTTTTCGGGGTGTTTGGCTTGACTTTTCCAAACTCTTTATAACAAGTCACGGTGGcgtgacttattgacttttcaTCTCACATACGCTTTTAATCCCAAACATTATTTAACTTTTTAAAAAAtcaataagttataagttggcttaaaataagcaatcccaaacaccatTATTGGCCAAAAGCTTTTACAATTTTCTTTTTGGCCCGCTACAATTATTGGGCAAAAGTTTTTACAAATTTCtttttagggtatgtttggcaaaagtagctggtgacTGGAAGCTGTTAGCTTGTgcctggtagctagtagctgtagctttttagatatatttggtgtttggcagagtagcCGGAGCTTTTAacaaaatgtataaaatgaccaaaatggacataactaaaaatttaaaaagcttGTGACTTTTCATCTCACATACGCTTTTAATCCCAAACATTATTTAACTTTTAAAAAAAtcaataagttataagttggcttaaaataagcaatcccaaacaccatTATTGGCCAAAAGCTTTTACAAATTTCTTTTTGGCCCGCTACAATTATTGGGCAAAAGTTTTTACAAATTTCtttttagggtatgtttggcaaaagtagctcgTGACTGGAAGCTGTTAACTTGTgcctggtagctagtagctgtagctttttagatatatttggtgtttggcagagtagccggagcttttaataaaatgtataaaatgaccaaaatggacataactaaaaatttaaaaagcttgtgcattaaaaagttcattatctttaaAGGTTAAAATGGTCATTTTTTCCGTAAAAGCTTGTAGTTTCTTTTAAACGCTACTAGTAgaagcgttcaaccaaaagcttcaagctttAAACTCCTAACCtaccttcaaccaaacaagattTTTTATTAAATATGAGCTTTTTCTAACGAGTGATTTTTCTATATGATGTAGTGATCATTCGGTCGGTGTCGTTCCGATTTCTTACCATAGAAATTTTGATCAGTATCGtttcaatttttcagtatcctcgtAGCCTTGGGACTGAAAAAAGATTaacaaaaatgataaaaaaaaattagaaagaaTGGGAAAAAAAGATATTTGGAAATAGTAAAAAGATatgcaatgaaaaaaaaaacacatgaaACACATCCATTAGAGGTGCATAAATCGGGtatttttaataaccggttcTGGTTATGGAACTGGTTTCGGTTTCTTGTTTTAAGGGTTGGAATCGTTCGGTTTCGGTTCTAGTTATTTGACAAAAAAACATACCCTATGTGTTCGGTTCTAGGTAGGGTTTGGTTCCGGTTCTTAAGAAACTGGGATTAAAATACCCTATTTTCGGGTTTTTATACCCTATTTCCGAGTTTTTAGTTCTGTATTTTCGTATTTTTTAATACTCTATTGCGTTTTTGTTACCCTATTTTCTCgtattttttgtttattattattaaataagcATTGTATAATGTAAGAAAactaaaataaatgcactaacatAAATTTAAAAGAAAGATATTATAATCATGTATTAGGTATAGCCGGGTATAATAGGTTCCAGCTTCGGTTTTTGTCCGGTTCCGGGTATTAATCGGGTATGATCGGTTCCGGTTTTAGGTATTGAGATCAAAATGCATACCCTATCTATATCCTACGGGTAGGGTCGGTTCCGGTTTCAGGTAAAGAATACCCGGGTATTAAAAAACCAGTTCCGGGTTTTTTTACCAGGTCCGGTTCCGAgtacggtttttttttttttttttccacaCCTCTACTATCCATTACTTATGTGTATCTTACCAGCATCACACTATTAAACCTTCTTTTGTGTCATATATTGTATAATGTATAATTGCAATTTATGTCGTCTAGGATTAATGAAAATATTACATAAAAATATACAATCTATACAATTTTTTTTGTATAGATAGTTTATAGTTTTATAGCCCTAAACTCGTAACTGGTTTTTGAACTTTTATAATTTTCTATTAAAATAGGACATTATTTTACATGATATTTAACAATCTCTCATAAGGAATGTGGCACTGATGTGGGATAGAGGTGATGGTTTAGCAGGATCTCCGAGCCAAATTAAAGAAATAGGATAGAGAGAGGCTCAACGGGATGAACGTGTGATGTGACACTTCAGAACGAGTAGGAACACCACCCCACCTTTGGAACCGCATGTAGAATGCGTGATACTCGTGGATGCGCTCAGTGGCGGAGCCACACTTTGAACAACGGTGTCGTCCGACACCATTGAATTTTGTATTTTAAATACAACGTATAATAGGAAAAATTCGAGCGACACCATTACTTTTTACGAGCGATACCATTGTGTTTTTACAAACGACACCATTGTTTTGCTTTCTTCTAAAACAATtacataataaacaaatttatatttcAAGAATTAAGCCCAACTACTTGAATTTAATTAGTATATTTTAAATCATTAAAGGTCCAtgcttaatttttattttttctaatctAGTAAGCATTATAGCCCTATGTCTAATTGGTTTTCTTTCAATTGTTTAACCTAACAAGATGTTTGATGATCATCTGAATGATGCGTCCACTTGTTTGTTATAATGAAAAAGAGGGTTTTTTTTTCAAGTTGTGATTGAAAACATTATGAATCgttttcaaaacatgaaaatgcATACAGAGCAACTATTAAATGcattttattatatatttcaaatgactttgtaattttattatgtgttttaatTCAATGACATTATACTTTTACTGTGATATATGCTTTTATTATGTGATTTGACCCGACTAGATCCGAACCGATCCAAAAAAGTTCGACTCCGGGTTACTATAAACCGGGGTATCCATAAAAAATGACACCATAAGAAAAAAATTATGGCTCCGCCACTAGATGCGCTATGACACCCACCAACAGTCTATTAGCATTTATGTTAATTCAAACTCGTTTATTTGAAAAACAAGTTGAGTTCAGTTCATATTTATCGACGGAGGAGTCTAGATTAGCTGAAAGATGGATATCGTTTAAAGAACGTAAGATGACCCTGCTTTTTCAGGGTAAGAAGGGGTAGATAAAACGTCTCGAGCCAATGTTCGAGTACCAGGCGATACGGTAGTAACCCATGTCATACTGCCAATAAAAGCTCGAACGACCTTCAACAAAAGGGTACATGTACCCAAAACCGACACAAGTGGGTAGATAGAGAATACCTAGGGCCGCGAGACATATTTATCTCAAACCGAATAAACAAAAATACTTCAATATAAATAGCAAATCAATCAgattaaaaattaaaagttgaagagtAATCCATCATCTATTTTTTGTACATATAACCCACTTGATGATTTTGTTAGGATTTTATATTTCTATTTTTTGTACATATAACCCACTTGGTGATTTTGTTAGGATTTTATATTTCTAtaagaacaaaaaaaaattgtaatcATATTGAACTTAAAAGAAACATTAACATTTAACAAGGTTAATAGATCAAAAGAAAAGATTACTAGTATTTATAACACTACAccaataactaaataaaactaACATAAAGAAACTCCATTTTGTCCATGATGCAAAAGACCAACCTAAAATGTTTTCTTTCAACTTGTCAAGGCTGCTTACGCTAGAAAACTAGTTGAAGTCTGATTTGAATCAAACCTAACAAAAACAAGGCAAAAGAAAAGTGCAAAATGAACATAAAAGATGCAAAAGAAAAGTGCAAATGAACATAAAATCTTCTTTGAAAACAAATCCTCCCAAAACAAATAAAGCATAAGAGGGAAACTAGTTACCTTTCCCTTTTAAAGTCTATCTTACAACACCAACTTAATTAGATGAGTTTCCATTCATACATTTATATAAAACAGAAAATCAGAAACCATAAGAGAAGAAAGGAGCCTGTTCCTTTCCTCCGTTCACACTACAACTAACCCATGGCATACTTCTGGGTCCAGCTTCTAGCCGTTGTCTCGTACTTGCTCCTGTCAACCTTGTACATGTGAGCAATCTCCGGCACCAGAGGGTCATCTGGGTTCGGGTCTGTTAACAAGGAGCATATCGACAGCAAAACCTACATATCACGTTCCAAAAGTGCTCATTGGCATTGCAGATAAAAAGACAACCCTTATTTTATAAACTACTTCCGGTTTTTCCTTCTCAATTAGTCACTTGTAACGCAAATCATAAAGTCATATTCATTAATATAACTTACAGTTTGCGGATAACATTTATATAAAAATGGAAAGCCCAGTCACAAGAAATATTTACTTGAAGTAAAGCCGACAATATGGATGATATCACAATACCGTTCAAGAATATTGGGCATAATCATTTTAGGTATTTGAGTAACATTGTAGTGTTAAAAAAActaaccttggaaatagtaagagCCGGGCTCCACTGTTCCTTCAAGATATCAAGACAAATGCTACCGTTGCTGTTGATGTTTGGGTGGAAAACCTTCGTCCTGAAAGCCACCTAAGGACGGACAGAAGTGTACATTCAAGCAACAAATGCTATTGACATTTAGGTTAAATCTTCAAGCCTCAAATGGTTTGAACATATAAACAAAAATTATTACCTTGGGTGGCTTAAACGGATAGTCCGGAGGGAAATGGATAGTAACTAGAAACACTCCACCCGAGTAAGGACTGTCAGGTGGACCCATAATAGTTGCTTGCCAGTGAAACATGTCTTCTGCCACTGGGCCTAAAAACACAATACAGAATTAAGGTAAACGCAATGAAGAACTCATGCTTTTCATTTTTAGTTACAATAAAGAtccatatatgtaaaaaaaattaaataaaaaatactCGTGTGCGTGAACATTTTCCATCAGGAACATAGTGGCGGAAGGGTTTATAATCCGTATTTAAAATTTAGATATTGTTGGTATTGATTGTTTATTCAGGCAATTATGTGTCTTAAAATAGCTTGTGAAACAGAAATCATGTTTCTAATTCTAACGAATAAATACTCGTATTAAATAGCTTGTGAAACAGAAATCATGTTTCCCATTACAGCAACTAAGGAATAAATACTCGTAATCAAATTCTTTGCATAGATCTTTAATATTCTACTTTATCACTCGCTCGGGTCAATTTGTAATATGCATGATTTTCTAAAGTGACGATCCTGCAATAGATCCACTTCTTTACATAGATCTTTTGATATTCTTCTTTTATCGCTCTGGTAAGCACCAACTATGCATGATTTTCTAAAGTGGTGATCCTACAAGAGATCAAGGTTCCTTACATAAATATTCTTCTTTATCGCTCGATTTGGTAAAATTGCACCATGAATTATTTCCTAAAGTTATCCTGCAATAAATCAAGTTCTTTATATAGATTTTTTGATATTCTTCTTTTATCGCTCAGTCCGGTAAGCACTATgcatgatttttctaaaaatggtGATCCTGCAAGAAATCAAGTTCTTTACATAGATCTTTTGATATTCTTTTTTATCGCTCAGTTAAGAACATCCGAAATAAGAAAGAATCGAAACTTTTGTTATAACGTATCATAATTTTCCAACAACCATGAATCATAACATAGAATTCTTACACTTAGGCTCAGATATACCAATATAGACAGAATTCTCATAGCTATAAAGTATAAACCCTAACCATAATAATCAATAACAAGATCTCATCTACAAACTAATAATAGTCTACCAAAAACCTCATATTTGAACCAAAACCTTTGGCAATTCCCAATTATGATCAACAAACTTATTTACCTAAACATCAAGCCACCAATCCTGACTTATCAACCACAAAACATAAACTCACAAACAAAACAACTTATAACCCT
This genomic interval carries:
- the LOC110899555 gene encoding ubiquitin-conjugating enzyme E2 28, translating into MASKRILKELKDLQKDPPTSCSAGPVAEDMFHWQATIMGPPDSPYSGGVFLVTIHFPPDYPFKPPKVAFRTKVFHPNINSNGSICLDILKEQWSPALTISKVLLSICSLLTDPNPDDPLVPEIAHMYKVDRSKYETTARSWTQKYAMG